One window from the genome of Thermoanaerobacterium sp. PSU-2 encodes:
- the hemA gene encoding glutamyl-tRNA reductase translates to MNVDDIKMVGIDQNTPIEIRERVAFNKGVDVALNVLKKNDLDEAAILSTCHRSEIYFFSESKSFEDIIDFYIRHFNLDGGFRNYFYCISGLKTVEHIFRVASGLESMVLGEDQILGQVKESLMTSQENRASGKILNKLFRDAISIGKKVRTETGLKNYSSSISHIAVKFVESVFKDLKGKNAFVIGTGEMGKIAIRNLILKGVNVFVSNRTYSKAQKLKSEMPEIQLVPYSDKYEQIAKSDIVISATNAPHYTISYDKFYSFYNGKQICMVDIALPRDIDPKIGGIPGVKLYSIDDLKRIAEENRIEQLNAIKKAEEIVLEGVNEFNNWFKAIKVEPHIKKINIYSNEVCDSEFDRLAKKLEKMTDKDKENIKISLKRVAEKMANVMIKHLKDDALIMDEVSFCIDGSEVKT, encoded by the coding sequence ATGAATGTTGATGACATAAAGATGGTGGGAATAGATCAAAACACACCAATTGAAATTAGGGAAAGAGTAGCATTTAATAAAGGTGTTGATGTTGCTTTAAATGTATTAAAGAAAAATGATTTAGATGAAGCAGCAATACTTTCAACTTGCCATAGAAGCGAGATATATTTTTTTTCAGAATCTAAAAGCTTTGAAGATATAATAGACTTCTATATAAGGCATTTTAATTTGGATGGCGGATTTAGAAATTATTTTTACTGTATATCAGGATTAAAAACAGTTGAGCACATATTTAGAGTTGCCAGTGGATTGGAATCTATGGTTTTAGGTGAGGACCAGATATTAGGTCAAGTAAAAGAATCGTTGATGACTTCTCAAGAAAACAGAGCTTCAGGGAAGATATTAAACAAGCTTTTTAGGGATGCCATTTCCATAGGGAAAAAGGTACGGACAGAAACGGGATTAAAAAATTATTCATCATCTATAAGTCATATTGCGGTAAAATTTGTAGAAAGTGTATTTAAAGATTTAAAAGGAAAAAATGCCTTTGTAATAGGTACAGGTGAAATGGGCAAGATTGCAATAAGGAATCTTATTTTAAAAGGTGTCAATGTATTTGTGTCAAATAGAACATATTCAAAAGCACAGAAATTAAAATCAGAGATGCCAGAGATTCAGCTTGTTCCTTATTCAGACAAGTATGAGCAGATTGCCAAAAGCGACATAGTGATAAGCGCTACAAATGCGCCGCATTATACTATCTCTTATGATAAATTTTATAGCTTCTACAATGGCAAACAGATTTGCATGGTTGATATTGCACTGCCGAGAGACATTGATCCTAAGATAGGCGGAATCCCTGGCGTCAAGCTTTATTCGATTGACGATCTTAAAAGAATTGCTGAAGAAAACAGAATAGAACAATTAAATGCCATTAAAAAAGCTGAAGAAATAGTATTAGAAGGAGTAAATGAATTTAACAATTGGTTTAAAGCCATAAAAGTTGAACCGCATATTAAAAAGATAAACATTTATTCTAACGAGGTTTGTGACAGTGAGTTTGATAGGCTTGCAAAGAAGTTGGAAAAAATGACTGACAAAGACAAGGAAAATATTAAAATATCTCTTAAGAGAGTAGCTGAAAAAATGGCTAACGTAATGATAAAGCACCTGAAGGATGATGCTTTAATTATGGACGAAGTATCGTTTTGCATTGATGGGAGCGAAGTGAAAACATGA
- a CDS encoding ABC transporter ATP-binding protein, producing the protein MAKSLPLLSGRDVTKVFADKRKRVVAVDHVNFDFNSSEIISIVGESGSGKTTLAKMILGLTVPTDGKIFFKENLIDLRTKKKRIEYWRNVQPIFQDPFSSFNIFRKVNNVLLDCMKLIDVKLNKGEERKLIEEALSFVNLRFDEIYNKYPFELSGGQMQRLMIARVLLIKPSLVIADEPTSMIDACSRASILDALMKLKDEIGTTVVFITHDIGLAYYVSDKIYVMKEGRFVEEGLPDDVILNPKEDYTKQLIGDVPKIESKWAI; encoded by the coding sequence ATGGCAAAAAGTCTGCCACTACTTAGCGGGAGAGATGTGACTAAAGTTTTTGCTGACAAGAGAAAAAGAGTTGTGGCTGTTGATCATGTGAATTTTGATTTTAATAGCAGTGAAATAATATCAATTGTCGGTGAAAGCGGCAGTGGAAAGACTACATTAGCAAAAATGATATTAGGTTTGACAGTGCCAACAGACGGCAAAATATTTTTTAAAGAGAATCTTATTGATTTGAGAACTAAAAAGAAAAGGATTGAATATTGGAGAAATGTACAACCTATTTTTCAAGATCCTTTTTCTTCTTTTAATATATTTAGAAAGGTAAATAATGTACTGCTAGACTGCATGAAATTGATAGACGTCAAATTAAATAAAGGCGAAGAGCGTAAGTTAATTGAAGAAGCTTTAAGCTTTGTAAATTTAAGATTTGATGAAATATACAATAAATACCCTTTTGAGCTTTCAGGCGGTCAAATGCAAAGGCTTATGATAGCTCGTGTTTTGTTGATAAAACCCAGTCTTGTCATAGCTGATGAACCTACATCTATGATCGATGCTTGCTCGAGAGCCAGCATACTAGATGCACTGATGAAATTAAAAGATGAAATTGGCACTACTGTTGTTTTTATAACACATGATATAGGTCTTGCATACTATGTTTCTGACAAAATATACGTTATGAAAGAAGGTAGATTTGTCGAGGAAGGTTTGCCCGATGATGTCATATTAAATCCTAAAGAGGACTACACAAAGCAATTGATTGGAGATGTGCCCAAAATAGAAAGCAAATGGGCCATATAG
- a CDS encoding ABC transporter ATP-binding protein yields the protein MAEILLQVKNLKSVYKTRFNERIIAVDDVSFNLESGKCLGIAGESGSGKSTLAMSIMGYYHPPLFYESGAVYINGIDIAKLPYNQLRERILGKEIAYIPQAAMNALNPTQKIINLVADVMKEHIKGISFNEIKRIAEERFETLNLPKDVLQRYPIELSGGMKQRTVIAISTILNPGILVADEPTSALDVTSQKIVIKLLKNLIKRGFIKAMIFITHELPLLYNIADEILVMYAGEIVESGKTEEIIFDPIHPYSHGLMNSIIVPEKGIKGKKLAVITGAPPNLKSKLNGCRFFERCQFAKDECKSEKINLKSHGPRNYRCAFEIDELKEMYEDGKKSATT from the coding sequence ATGGCTGAAATTTTATTGCAGGTTAAAAATTTAAAAAGCGTATATAAAACAAGGTTCAATGAAAGGATTATTGCTGTAGATGATGTGTCCTTTAATTTGGAGAGTGGAAAATGTTTAGGTATCGCAGGAGAAAGCGGAAGTGGCAAATCTACATTAGCCATGAGTATTATGGGATATTATCATCCACCACTTTTTTATGAAAGTGGTGCAGTTTACATAAACGGAATTGATATTGCTAAATTACCATATAATCAGTTAAGGGAAAGAATTCTTGGAAAAGAAATAGCGTATATACCACAAGCAGCCATGAATGCTCTGAATCCTACACAAAAAATAATAAATCTTGTAGCAGATGTTATGAAAGAGCATATAAAAGGAATATCATTTAATGAGATAAAAAGGATTGCTGAAGAGAGATTTGAAACACTTAATTTGCCTAAAGATGTGCTTCAAAGGTATCCTATAGAACTTTCAGGTGGTATGAAACAGAGAACAGTTATAGCCATCTCCACAATCCTTAATCCTGGAATTCTGGTTGCAGATGAACCTACATCTGCGTTGGATGTTACATCTCAGAAAATAGTCATAAAACTTTTAAAGAATTTAATAAAAAGAGGATTTATAAAAGCGATGATATTTATAACGCATGAATTGCCATTACTTTACAATATTGCAGATGAAATCTTGGTAATGTACGCTGGAGAGATAGTTGAATCTGGAAAAACAGAAGAAATTATATTTGATCCAATTCATCCTTATTCACATGGACTTATGAACTCGATAATCGTCCCTGAGAAAGGCATTAAAGGGAAAAAACTAGCAGTTATAACTGGTGCTCCTCCAAACTTAAAATCAAAATTGAATGGATGCAGATTTTTTGAGCGGTGCCAATTTGCAAAAGATGAATGTAAGAGCGAAAAGATAAATTTAAAAAGTCATGGTCCAAGAAATTACAGATGCGCTTTTGAAATAGATGAGCTTAAGGAGATGTATGAGGATGGCAAAAAGTCTGCCACTACTTAG
- a CDS encoding ABC transporter permease — MNGNFKMIFKSGKFDVGVAIFALLLLCIVIFPLLNKEDPLKMNYTMFQPPGANLPLGADNFGRNELVELIAGGKTSLIIGILAGAIATCIGLIIGLSGGYLGGLADNILSSVTNIFIVIPSFIILVLISVSISSRSFLTTALVIGFTSWPWTARAVRAQTISLRNRDHVNLAKVSGYSVPKIIVMEILPYIASYVGMAFILQVASGILSEATISMLGLGPQNTVTLGLMLNWATMYEAHMSGAWWAFVPPVLMIALITFSLNLMNTGLDQVFNPQIRS, encoded by the coding sequence ATGAATGGTAATTTTAAGATGATTTTTAAATCGGGCAAGTTCGATGTGGGAGTAGCTATCTTTGCTTTATTGCTTTTATGTATTGTTATTTTTCCTTTATTAAACAAAGAAGATCCGTTAAAGATGAATTACACAATGTTTCAGCCTCCGGGAGCGAATCTGCCATTAGGCGCAGATAATTTCGGGCGAAATGAATTAGTTGAGTTGATTGCTGGAGGAAAAACTTCATTGATTATAGGAATTTTAGCTGGAGCAATAGCCACATGCATAGGCCTTATCATAGGTCTATCAGGAGGGTATTTAGGAGGATTGGCAGATAACATTTTATCATCTGTCACAAATATTTTTATTGTAATTCCATCATTTATTATTCTTGTTTTAATATCTGTAAGCATAAGTTCAAGATCGTTTTTGACAACAGCATTGGTGATCGGATTTACGAGTTGGCCGTGGACTGCGCGAGCTGTAAGGGCACAGACAATATCCCTTCGAAATCGGGATCATGTGAATCTTGCAAAGGTTTCAGGGTATAGCGTACCGAAGATTATTGTAATGGAGATATTGCCTTATATTGCATCTTATGTAGGCATGGCATTTATACTTCAAGTTGCGTCAGGAATCCTTTCAGAAGCGACTATATCAATGTTGGGGCTTGGTCCGCAAAATACTGTGACGCTTGGACTTATGTTAAATTGGGCTACCATGTATGAGGCACATATGAGCGGGGCATGGTGGGCTTTTGTACCGCCAGTATTAATGATTGCGCTTATTACATTTTCTCTTAATTTGATGAATACAGGCCTTGACCAAGTATTTAATCCACAGATAAGGAGTTAA
- a CDS encoding ABC transporter permease, with product MKSYRKYMTSKIAWYVLTFVVAVFLNFLLPRLIPGNPVSTIVSKITSGMADTNSIKRVYETFEKEFGLNKPIWEQFMIYVSNLFHGNMGTSFGQYPRKVTDILASSIVWTIGLQLPAIIVSWILGNVLGVLAAYVKKGFDRILFPVFLFISCIPSFGFAIVMVWLFAVALKIAPASGGYAFDMIPSPTFSFFLSVLQHYQLPFWSIVLVGIGGQSLGMREMSIYELNADYVKYCRLLGLRDSKIVKYVFKNAVLPQITGLALSLGTMVGGALITEIVFSYPGLGSVLFNAIAAQDFPLISGCTLLITTGVLVANFLIDIAYGLIDPRIKVAQRE from the coding sequence GTGAAAAGTTATAGAAAATATATGACAAGCAAAATTGCGTGGTATGTCCTAACTTTTGTAGTAGCCGTATTTCTGAACTTTCTATTGCCAAGGTTGATACCGGGTAATCCGGTATCAACCATTGTCTCAAAAATTACAAGCGGTATGGCAGACACAAATTCAATTAAACGGGTTTATGAAACATTTGAAAAAGAGTTTGGACTAAATAAACCTATTTGGGAGCAATTTATGATATATGTATCAAACTTGTTTCATGGCAACATGGGTACTTCTTTTGGCCAGTATCCGAGGAAAGTTACAGATATTTTGGCAAGTTCAATTGTATGGACGATAGGACTTCAATTGCCGGCAATAATCGTAAGTTGGATTCTTGGCAATGTTTTAGGGGTTCTGGCTGCTTATGTAAAAAAAGGATTTGATAGAATTTTATTTCCAGTTTTTTTATTTATAAGTTGTATACCTTCATTTGGATTTGCCATTGTAATGGTGTGGCTGTTTGCAGTGGCATTAAAAATAGCGCCAGCCAGCGGTGGATATGCGTTTGACATGATTCCAAGTCCTACTTTTTCATTTTTCCTATCTGTTTTACAGCATTATCAACTTCCATTTTGGTCAATTGTATTAGTGGGAATTGGGGGTCAGTCACTTGGCATGAGGGAAATGTCGATTTACGAGCTTAACGCAGATTATGTTAAGTATTGTAGATTGTTAGGACTTAGAGATTCAAAGATTGTCAAGTACGTCTTCAAAAATGCGGTTTTGCCTCAGATAACGGGTTTAGCGCTTTCTTTAGGTACGATGGTGGGGGGTGCTCTTATTACGGAAATTGTCTTTAGCTATCCTGGTTTGGGCTCTGTACTTTTTAATGCAATTGCGGCGCAGGACTTTCCTCTTATATCAGGGTGTACACTTTTGATTACTACAGGAGTTCTTGTAGCAAATTTTTTGATAGACATTGCGTATGGGTTGATAGATCCAAGAATAAAAGTGGCACAACGGGAGTGA